A single window of Helicobacter pylori DNA harbors:
- a CDS encoding outer membrane beta-barrel protein, with product MLKFKYGLIYIALIIGLQATDYDNLEEENQQLDEKINHLKQQLTEKGVSPKEMDKDKFEEEYLERTYPKISSKKRKKLLKSFSIADDKSGVFLGGGYAYGGFNLSYQGEMLDRYGANAPSAFKNNIKINAPVSMISVKFGYQKYFVPYFGTRFYGDLLLGGGVLKENALKQPVGSFIYVLGAVNTDLLFDMPLDFKTKKHFLGVYAGFGIGLMLYQDKPNQNGRNLVVGGYSSPNFLWKSLIEVDYTFNVGVSLTLYRKHRLEIGTKLPISYLRMGVEEGALYQNKEDDERLLISANNQFKRSSFLLVNYAFIF from the coding sequence ATGTTGAAATTTAAATATGGTTTGATTTATATCGCGCTCATTATAGGACTTCAAGCGACAGATTATGACAATTTAGAAGAAGAAAACCAACAATTAGACGAAAAAATAAACCATTTAAAGCAACAGCTCACCGAAAAAGGGGTTTCACCCAAAGAGATGGATAAGGATAAGTTTGAAGAAGAATATTTAGAGCGAACTTACCCAAAGATTTCTTCAAAGAAAAGAAAAAAATTACTCAAATCTTTTTCCATAGCCGATGATAAGAGCGGGGTTTTTTTAGGGGGTGGGTATGCTTATGGAGGATTTAATCTTTCTTATCAAGGGGAGATGCTAGACAGATATGGCGCGAATGCCCCTAGCGCGTTTAAAAACAATATTAAGATTAACGCTCCTGTTTCTATGATTAGCGTTAAATTCGGGTATCAAAAATACTTTGTGCCTTATTTTGGGACACGATTTTATGGGGATTTATTGCTTGGGGGAGGGGTGTTAAAAGAGAATGCGCTCAAGCAACCTGTAGGATCGTTTATTTATGTTTTAGGGGCTGTTAATACTGATTTGTTGTTTGATATGCCTTTAGATTTTAAGACTAAAAAGCATTTTTTAGGCGTTTATGCGGGTTTTGGGATAGGGCTTATGCTTTATCAAGACAAGCCTAATCAAAACGGGAGGAATTTGGTGGTGGGGGGCTATTCAAGCCCTAATTTTTTATGGAAATCTTTGATTGAAGTGGATTATACTTTTAATGTGGGCGTGAGTTTAACGCTTTATAGGAAACACCGCTTAGAGATTGGCACCAAATTGCCGATTAGCTATTTGAGAATGGGAGTGGAAGAGGGAGCGCTCTATCAAAATAAAGAAGATGATGAACGATTGTTGATTTCGGCTAACAACCAGTTCAAGCGATCCAGTTTTTTATTAGTGAATTATGCGTTTATTTTTTAA
- a CDS encoding M23 family metallopeptidase produces the protein MELRFKILALVVLILGGYLIFNALITKPRALSFSLNSEEGALNDNNETLFWDLKKPIKIKIAAPKGIKRYDLKVTTQDGLILYEKENLVLDKPKSLEVPLIRPEIMGLEDKCLLYEIQANDWSYANFFNGNKASFKQEVCVDTIKPSITILSRSPSIAYGGNAVVVFEALDKNLSQAFVRVKKKDFKAFRLLEFKQRNVFIALVPWSYKNKDFKAFIVAKDKAYNSNTTPLLFKRKTRHVREKDIDLSVLKDKIAKQEKFQNDTEQTLLERFSNARLKDLEKIQKIALDQGDFYKDFSHFQVLKPLNGPFKMVSNFLENRRILKDNQVLFKFLHLGVDLIPSKDLSLAFDLSVNRVFKGELDFYGNSLINCYGLGLCVFLAHLKDDESVGSSGLKLGSGLHLGVLLQGVFVRPNEWLNEQWIKTNIITPIEQAKRLLMKG, from the coding sequence TTGGAGTTGAGGTTTAAAATTTTAGCGTTAGTCGTTTTGATTTTAGGGGGTTATTTGATTTTTAACGCTTTAATCACAAAACCTAGAGCTTTAAGTTTTAGTTTGAATAGCGAAGAGGGTGCGCTCAATGACAATAATGAAACGCTTTTTTGGGATTTGAAAAAACCCATTAAGATTAAAATAGCAGCCCCAAAGGGCATCAAACGCTATGATTTAAAAGTAACCACACAAGATGGTTTGATTCTATATGAAAAAGAAAATCTGGTATTGGATAAACCCAAGTCTTTAGAAGTGCCTTTAATTAGGCCTGAAATCATGGGGTTAGAAGACAAGTGCCTTTTATATGAAATTCAAGCTAATGATTGGAGCTATGCTAATTTTTTCAATGGCAATAAAGCGTCTTTCAAACAAGAAGTGTGTGTTGATACGATAAAACCCTCAATTACTATTTTATCTCGTTCCCCAAGCATCGCTTATGGAGGGAACGCGGTAGTTGTTTTTGAAGCTTTGGATAAGAATTTGTCTCAAGCGTTTGTGCGCGTCAAAAAAAAGGATTTTAAAGCTTTCAGGCTTTTAGAATTCAAGCAGCGTAATGTTTTTATCGCTCTAGTGCCTTGGTCTTATAAAAATAAGGATTTTAAAGCGTTCATTGTCGCTAAAGATAAAGCCTATAACTCTAATACCACCCCTTTATTGTTCAAACGAAAAACCCGTCATGTGAGGGAAAAAGATATAGACTTAAGCGTCTTAAAAGACAAGATTGCAAAGCAAGAAAAATTTCAAAACGACACTGAGCAAACTTTATTAGAAAGATTTTCCAATGCGCGCTTAAAAGATTTAGAAAAAATCCAAAAGATCGCTTTAGATCAAGGGGATTTTTATAAGGATTTTTCCCATTTTCAAGTGCTAAAACCTTTGAACGGGCCTTTTAAAATGGTAAGCAATTTTTTAGAAAATCGGCGTATCTTAAAGGATAATCAGGTGTTGTTTAAATTCTTGCATTTAGGGGTGGATTTGATACCCAGTAAGGATTTATCTTTAGCGTTTGATTTATCGGTGAATAGGGTTTTTAAGGGGGAGTTGGATTTTTATGGTAATAGTTTAATCAATTGCTATGGGTTAGGTTTGTGCGTTTTTTTAGCGCATTTAAAAGATGATGAAAGCGTGGGGAGTAGTGGTTTGAAATTAGGGAGCGGGTTGCATTTAGGGGTGCTTTTGCAAGGGGTTTTTGTCCGGCCCAATGAATGGCTTAATGAGCAATGGATAAAAACCAATATCATCACCCCCATAGAGCAAGCCAAACGGCTTTTAATGAAAGGATAG
- the minC gene encoding septum site-determining protein MinC, with the protein MLKTNQKNVHAFEIEKQEPEAVMEFLEKNHALLQYFLIIFKYDIELEVKAILHKHQLLFLETNRALNGRHIKTMPLKEETNHSKPNHSKTEPKTTIYERHIRSGEEIYSANHLIFLGNIHNGAKIISEGCVSVYGVCEGAIVCFGECLILKEVKSAQIVFQNKILSLKEVERLLVNKNIKIITKNDDILDIKEVL; encoded by the coding sequence ATGTTAAAAACGAATCAAAAAAATGTGCATGCGTTTGAAATTGAAAAGCAAGAGCCTGAAGCGGTCATGGAATTTTTAGAAAAAAACCACGCCCTTTTGCAATATTTTCTTATTATTTTTAAATATGATATTGAACTAGAAGTCAAAGCCATTTTGCACAAACACCAGCTTTTGTTTTTAGAAACGAATCGCGCTTTAAACGGGCGTCATATCAAAACCATGCCTTTAAAAGAAGAAACCAATCATTCAAAACCCAATCATTCTAAAACAGAACCTAAAACAACGATTTATGAGCGCCATATCAGGAGCGGGGAAGAGATTTATAGCGCTAACCACCTTATTTTTTTGGGTAATATCCACAATGGGGCGAAGATTATTTCAGAGGGCTGTGTGTCGGTTTATGGGGTTTGCGAAGGGGCGATTGTGTGCTTTGGAGAGTGCTTGATTTTAAAAGAAGTCAAGAGCGCTCAAATCGTTTTTCAAAATAAAATTTTATCTTTAAAAGAGGTTGAACGGCTTTTGGTAAATAAAAATATTAAAATAATCACTAAAAATGACGATATACTAGACATAAAGGAAGTATTATGA
- the lpxC gene encoding UDP-3-O-acyl-N-acetylglucosamine deacetylase: protein MKQTTISRSVELVGIGLHKGVPVKLVLEPLGENQGIVFYRSDLGVKLPLKPENIVDTKMATVLGKDNARISTIEHLLSAIHAYGIDNLKISVDNEEIPIMDGSALTYCMLLDEAGIKELDAPKKVMEIKQAVEIREGDKFVKIEPDSQLSLNFTIDFNHPVIAKQAHHFIFSKTAYKEQVAKARTFGFLQEVNYLRSIGLAKGGSLNNCIVLDENSILNKEGLRCEKEFVCHKILDAMGDLMVLGMPVMGKYTSFSGSHKLNSMLVKAILADAKNYEVLIATDPAKEFALQKAFA, encoded by the coding sequence ATGAAACAAACAACCATTAGCCGCTCTGTGGAATTAGTAGGGATAGGCTTGCACAAGGGCGTTCCTGTGAAGCTTGTTTTAGAGCCTTTAGGAGAAAATCAAGGCATTGTTTTTTACCGCTCTGATTTGGGCGTGAAGCTCCCCTTAAAACCTGAAAACATCGTGGATACCAAAATGGCAACCGTGTTGGGTAAGGATAACGCTAGGATTTCTACGATTGAGCATTTGCTTTCAGCTATCCATGCGTATGGCATTGACAATCTTAAGATCTCTGTGGATAACGAAGAGATCCCTATCATGGATGGGAGTGCTTTGACTTATTGCATGCTTTTAGATGAAGCAGGGATTAAAGAATTAGACGCTCCTAAAAAGGTGATGGAAATCAAGCAAGCCGTTGAGATTAGAGAGGGCGATAAATTTGTTAAAATTGAGCCAGACAGCCAACTTTCTTTGAATTTCACGATTGATTTTAACCATCCGGTTATCGCTAAGCAAGCCCATCATTTCATCTTTAGTAAAACCGCTTACAAAGAGCAAGTCGCTAAAGCCCGTACCTTTGGGTTTTTGCAAGAAGTGAATTACTTGCGATCCATTGGTTTGGCTAAAGGGGGGAGTTTGAACAATTGCATCGTGCTAGATGAAAATAGCATTTTGAATAAAGAGGGCTTGAGGTGCGAAAAGGAGTTTGTGTGCCACAAGATTTTAGACGCTATGGGGGATCTGATGGTTTTAGGCATGCCTGTGATGGGCAAGTACACTTCTTTTTCAGGGAGCCATAAGCTCAATTCCATGTTGGTTAAAGCCATTTTAGCGGACGCTAAAAATTACGAAGTTTTGATCGCTACGGATCCGGCTAAAGAATTTGCGTTGCAAAAGGCTTTCGCTTAA
- a CDS encoding tRNA threonylcarbamoyladenosine biosynthesis protein TsaB — MELDLALISLGEGVLLGVYQNNFLCTSYTSKSKTSEALVEVFSQLFKDFKNPTLPAIKGVYYAKGPGSFTSLKLTHVFLHTLALIHDFELYSTTGFDFNDNTPILAYANKYFVSKERESLSDFKDLKILPKDFMLPSFLEKDKFTQLNTPFYILPPI, encoded by the coding sequence TTGGAATTGGATTTAGCGCTTATTTCTTTAGGCGAGGGGGTTTTGCTTGGGGTGTATCAAAACAATTTTTTATGCACTTCTTACACTTCTAAGTCAAAAACAAGCGAAGCTTTAGTGGAGGTTTTTTCGCAATTATTCAAAGATTTTAAAAACCCTACTTTACCGGCGATTAAAGGGGTTTATTACGCTAAAGGGCCAGGGAGTTTCACTAGCCTAAAGCTCACGCATGTTTTCTTACACACTTTGGCTTTAATCCATGACTTTGAACTTTATTCCACCACAGGCTTTGATTTTAACGACAACACGCCCATTTTGGCGTATGCCAATAAATACTTTGTTTCAAAAGAAAGGGAAAGCTTGAGCGATTTTAAAGATTTGAAAATTTTGCCAAAAGATTTCATGTTGCCCTCTTTTTTAGAGAAAGACAAATTCACTCAATTGAACACGCCGTTTTACATTTTGCCTCCTATTTAG
- the thrB gene encoding homoserine kinase yields MVVSVPATSANLGPGFDCLGLSLNLRNRFFIESSSFHAVKLVGEGEGIPKFLTNNIFTKVFYEILKKHGNDGSFKFLLHNKVPITRGMGSSSAMIVGAVASAFAFLGFPFDRENILNTALIYENHPDNITPAVFGGYNAAFVEKKKVISLKTKIPSFLKAVMVIPNRAISTKQSRHLLPKRYSVQESVFNLSHASLMTMAIAQGKWDLLRYCSKDRMHQYKRMQTYPVLFAIQKLALENNALMSTLSGSGSSFFNMCYEEDAPKLKQVLSKKFPKFRVAVLDFDNDGVLIEKD; encoded by the coding sequence TTGGTAGTGAGTGTTCCTGCAACGAGTGCGAATTTAGGCCCCGGTTTTGATTGCTTGGGTTTGAGTTTGAATTTACGCAATCGTTTTTTTATTGAGTCTAGCAGTTTTCATGCGGTGAAATTGGTTGGGGAGGGTGAAGGGATCCCTAAATTCTTAACCAACAATATTTTCACCAAAGTGTTTTATGAGATTTTAAAAAAGCATGGGAATGACGGCTCATTTAAATTTTTATTGCATAATAAAGTCCCTATTACAAGGGGCATGGGGTCTAGCTCAGCGATGATTGTGGGGGCGGTCGCTTCAGCGTTTGCGTTTTTAGGGTTTCCTTTTGATAGAGAAAACATTCTCAATACCGCTCTAATTTATGAAAACCACCCGGATAATATCACCCCAGCGGTGTTTGGGGGGTATAATGCAGCGTTTGTGGAAAAAAAGAAAGTGATAAGTTTGAAAACCAAAATCCCTTCTTTTTTAAAAGCGGTGATGGTGATCCCTAATAGGGCCATTTCTACCAAGCAATCGCGCCATCTCTTGCCCAAGCGTTACAGCGTGCAAGAAAGCGTGTTTAACCTTTCGCATGCGAGCTTGATGACCATGGCGATTGCACAAGGGAAGTGGGATTTGTTGCGTTATTGTTCTAAAGACAGGATGCACCAATATAAGCGCATGCAAACTTATCCCGTGTTGTTTGCGATCCAAAAGCTCGCTTTAGAAAATAACGCCTTAATGAGCACGCTTTCAGGGAGTGGTTCGTCGTTTTTTAACATGTGTTATGAAGAAGACGCTCCTAAATTAAAGCAGGTTTTGAGCAAGAAATTCCCTAAATTTAGGGTAGCGGTTTTAGATTTTGACAATGATGGAGTCCTTATTGAGAAAGACTGA
- a CDS encoding DUF448 domain-containing protein encodes MRKTEIKIRMCVACRMRQPQKDLLRLKSFENQIMEFDGKGRSFYVCGNCLKNGEKKLLKAVSKIKNAPKDTKNIITWIKERSIA; translated from the coding sequence TTGAGAAAGACTGAAATTAAAATCCGCATGTGTGTGGCGTGCAGAATGCGCCAACCTCAAAAGGATTTGTTGCGTTTGAAAAGTTTTGAAAATCAAATCATGGAATTTGATGGCAAAGGCCGTAGTTTTTATGTGTGTGGAAATTGTTTGAAAAATGGAGAAAAAAAGTTGTTGAAAGCGGTTTCAAAAATAAAGAACGCCCCAAAAGATACCAAAAATATCATTACTTGGATTAAGGAGAGAAGCATAGCATGA
- the infB gene encoding translation initiation factor IF-2, giving the protein MSEMVDLKKFLTELGKTQRELKNVIEQAKDIGLELKTNSKMTPEQAGKLYKYIVDGIKEQIQANQPAKNLEQDNKDDLNTAATPKPLNKKVSKTPKKEEKSQPKPKKTKEKKKEAPTPIAKKKGGIEIVNTFENQTPPVENTPKMVSHSQIEKAKQKLQEIQKSREALNKLTQINTNNAKKEISEVKKQEQEIKRHENIKRYTGFRVIKRNDETENETENSVTESKKPTQSAVAIFEDIKKEWQEKDKQEAKKTKKPSKPKPTPTAKNNKSHKIDFSDARDFKGNDIYDDETDEILLFDLHEQDNFNKEEEKEIRQNINDRVRVQRKNPWMNESGIKRQSKKKRAFRNDNSQKVIQSAIAIPEEVRVYEFAQKANLNLADVIKTLFNLGLMVTKNDFLDKDSIEILAEEFHLEISVQNTLEEFEVEEVLEGVKKERPPVVTIMGHVDHGKTSLLDKIRDKRVAHTEAGGITQHIGAYMVEKNGKWVSFIDTPGHEAFSQMRNRGAQVTDIAVIVIAADDGVKQQTIEALEHAKAANVPVIFAMNKMDKPNVNPDKLKAECAELGYNPVDWGGEHEFIPVSAKTGDGIDNLLETILIQADIMELKAIEEGSARAVVLEGSVEKGRGAVATVIVQSGTLSVGDSFFAETAFGKVRTMTDDQGKSIQNLKPSMVALITGLSEVPPAGSVLIGVENDSIARLQAQKRATYLRQKALSKSTKVSFDELSEMVANKELKNIPVIIKADTQGSLEAIKNSLLELNNEEVAIQVIHSGVGGITENDLSLVSSSEHAVILGFNIRPTGNVKNKAKEYNVSIKTYTVIYALIEEMRSLLLGLMSPIIEEEHTGQAEVRETFNIPKVGMIAGCVVSDGVIARGIKARLIRDGVVVHTGEILSLKRFKDDVKEVSKGYECGIMLENYNEIKVGDVFETYKEIHKKRTL; this is encoded by the coding sequence ATGAGCGAGATGGTTGATTTAAAAAAATTTTTAACCGAGCTTGGTAAGACCCAAAGAGAGCTTAAAAATGTGATCGAGCAAGCCAAAGACATTGGTTTAGAGCTTAAGACAAATTCTAAAATGACCCCAGAGCAAGCAGGCAAGCTATACAAATACATTGTGGATGGCATTAAAGAACAAATACAAGCCAATCAACCCGCTAAGAATCTTGAACAAGACAATAAAGATGATTTGAATACAGCCGCAACGCCCAAACCCCTTAACAAAAAGGTTTCCAAAACGCCTAAAAAAGAAGAAAAAAGCCAGCCAAAGCCCAAAAAAACTAAAGAAAAGAAAAAAGAAGCTCCCACGCCCATTGCCAAAAAAAAGGGAGGGATAGAGATTGTCAATACTTTTGAAAACCAAACGCCCCCTGTAGAAAACACCCCTAAAATGGTTAGCCATTCTCAAATAGAAAAAGCCAAGCAAAAACTCCAAGAAATCCAAAAAAGCCGAGAAGCCCTAAACAAGCTCACCCAAATCAACACTAACAACGCTAAAAAAGAAATCAGCGAAGTTAAAAAGCAAGAGCAAGAGATCAAACGCCATGAGAATATCAAAAGATACACGGGCTTTAGGGTGATTAAACGCAACGATGAAACTGAAAATGAAACTGAAAACAGCGTAACAGAAAGCAAAAAACCCACTCAAAGTGCGGTGGCTATTTTTGAAGACATTAAAAAAGAATGGCAAGAAAAAGACAAGCAAGAGGCTAAAAAAACCAAAAAACCCAGTAAGCCCAAACCCACCCCCACAGCCAAAAACAACAAATCCCATAAAATTGATTTTAGCGATGCGAGGGATTTTAAGGGCAATGATATTTATGATGATGAAACCGATGAAATCTTATTGTTTGATTTGCATGAACAAGATAATTTCAATAAGGAAGAAGAAAAAGAAATCCGCCAAAATATCAACGACAGGGTGCGCGTCCAAAGAAAAAACCCTTGGATGAATGAAAGCGGGATCAAACGACAATCCAAGAAAAAGCGCGCATTCCGTAACGATAACAGCCAAAAAGTGATCCAAAGCGCGATTGCAATCCCTGAAGAAGTGCGCGTCTATGAATTCGCGCAAAAAGCGAATTTGAATCTGGCTGATGTGATTAAAACCCTCTTTAATTTAGGGCTTATGGTAACTAAAAACGACTTTTTGGATAAGGATAGCATAGAAATTTTAGCCGAAGAGTTTCATTTAGAAATTTCTGTTCAAAACACTTTAGAAGAATTTGAAGTAGAAGAAGTGCTAGAAGGGGTGAAAAAAGAGCGCCCGCCTGTGGTGACTATCATGGGGCATGTGGATCATGGTAAAACTTCTCTACTGGATAAAATCCGTGATAAAAGAGTCGCTCACACTGAAGCTGGGGGGATCACTCAGCACATTGGCGCTTACATGGTGGAAAAAAATGGCAAATGGGTGTCTTTCATTGACACCCCAGGGCATGAAGCCTTTAGTCAGATGCGTAATCGTGGGGCTCAAGTAACAGATATTGCAGTGATTGTGATAGCGGCTGATGATGGCGTGAAGCAGCAGACTATTGAAGCGTTAGAGCATGCAAAGGCCGCTAATGTGCCTGTGATTTTTGCGATGAATAAAATGGATAAGCCTAATGTGAATCCGGACAAACTCAAGGCCGAATGCGCTGAACTTGGTTATAACCCTGTGGATTGGGGCGGAGAGCATGAGTTTATCCCTGTTTCAGCTAAAACGGGCGATGGCATTGACAATCTATTAGAAACCATTCTTATCCAAGCGGATATTATGGAATTAAAAGCCATAGAAGAGGGTAGCGCTAGAGCGGTTGTTTTAGAAGGAAGCGTGGAAAAAGGGCGTGGGGCAGTGGCCACTGTGATTGTCCAAAGCGGGACTTTGAGCGTGGGGGATAGTTTTTTTGCCGAAACGGCGTTTGGTAAAGTAAGAACGATGACTGACGATCAAGGCAAGAGCATTCAAAATTTAAAACCCTCTATGGTGGCTCTCATCACAGGCTTGAGCGAAGTGCCGCCTGCGGGATCTGTTTTAATAGGGGTAGAAAACGATTCTATCGCGCGCTTGCAAGCTCAAAAGAGGGCGACTTATTTACGCCAAAAAGCGTTGAGTAAAAGCACTAAAGTATCTTTTGATGAGCTTTCAGAAATGGTCGCTAATAAGGAATTAAAAAATATTCCTGTAATCATTAAAGCGGATACGCAAGGAAGCTTAGAAGCCATTAAAAACAGCTTGTTAGAGCTTAATAACGAAGAAGTGGCGATTCAAGTGATCCACTCAGGGGTGGGGGGCATTACTGAGAATGATTTGAGCCTGGTTTCTAGCAGTGAGCATGCGGTGATTTTAGGCTTTAATATCCGCCCCACCGGTAATGTGAAGAATAAGGCTAAAGAATACAATGTGAGCATTAAAACTTACACGGTGATTTATGCCTTGATTGAAGAAATGCGATCGTTGTTATTAGGCTTGATGAGTCCTATCATTGAAGAAGAGCATACCGGACAAGCGGAAGTGAGAGAAACCTTTAATATCCCTAAAGTTGGCATGATAGCTGGGTGTGTGGTGAGCGATGGGGTGATCGCTCGTGGCATTAAGGCGCGTTTGATTAGGGATGGCGTGGTGGTTCACACCGGCGAAATCCTTTCTTTGAAACGCTTTAAAGACGATGTGAAAGAAGTTTCTAAGGGTTATGAGTGCGGGATCATGCTAGAAAATTATAATGAGATTAAAGTGGGCGATGTGTTTGAAACCTATAAAGAAATCCATAAAAAAAGAACCCTCTAA
- the rbfA gene encoding 30S ribosome-binding factor RbfA — protein sequence MNAHKERLESNLLELLQEALASLNDSELNSLSVTKVECSKGKHHAYVFVLSSDHKILSKLKKAEGLIRQFVLQTSGWFKCPKLSFVLDNSLEKQLRLDAIFNEIAKGKDND from the coding sequence ATGAATGCTCATAAAGAACGCTTGGAATCCAATCTTTTAGAATTACTGCAAGAGGCTTTAGCGAGTTTGAACGACAGCGAGTTGAATTCTTTAAGCGTTACTAAAGTGGAATGCTCTAAAGGGAAGCACCACGCTTATGTGTTTGTGCTTTCATCAGATCATAAAATCCTTTCTAAATTGAAAAAAGCTGAGGGTTTGATCAGGCAGTTTGTTTTGCAAACAAGCGGGTGGTTTAAATGCCCAAAACTCAGTTTTGTTTTAGATAATAGTTTAGAGAAGCAGCTCCGCCTAGACGCCATATTCAATGAAATCGCTAAAGGGAAAGATAATGACTAA
- the rimP gene encoding ribosome maturation factor RimP, with product MTKKIEEKIEGVIESLGYLLYDVSLVKENEQHVLRVSLKNPNGAVSLDVCQQVSEMISPLLDVCDFIQDAYILEVSSMGLERTLKTPKHFKLSLGEKVEVKLINKESFQAVLKDANDWSADFELEDHAIKSVEYKDLKKVKTLFEW from the coding sequence ATGACTAAAAAAATAGAAGAAAAAATAGAGGGCGTGATTGAAAGCTTGGGATACTTGCTTTATGATGTGAGTTTGGTTAAAGAAAACGAGCAGCATGTTTTAAGGGTGAGCCTTAAAAACCCTAATGGGGCGGTTAGCTTGGATGTTTGCCAACAAGTGAGCGAGATGATTTCGCCCTTATTAGATGTGTGCGATTTTATTCAAGACGCTTATATTTTGGAAGTGAGCTCTATGGGGTTAGAAAGAACGCTTAAAACCCCCAAACACTTCAAGCTTTCTTTAGGCGAAAAAGTGGAAGTCAAACTCATCAATAAAGAAAGCTTTCAAGCGGTCCTTAAAGACGCTAACGATTGGAGCGCGGATTTTGAATTAGAGGATCACGCTATCAAAAGCGTAGAGTATAAAGATTTAAAGAAAGTTAAAACGCTTTTTGAATGGTAA